The genome window CAAGAAACAAGCTACGAAACATAATTAGTAGGATGCAAAATAAGCTAGATACTTATAATTATGTCTTTATGAGAAATGTTTCTTCATTCCCTCATTTATCGAAAATGGTTGCTAAAGAGTCTGAGCTTCTCGAGAACGTGATGAACAATTTGCTGACGCTAGAGGTTATTTTAGAAATACTTGAGATAAAAATTGAGACTATTATCTATATAGGCAATATAGTTACTAGTGCAGCATCAGTAGTAGAGGCAATAAGGTTACTTAAAGATA of Sulfolobus sp. E5-1-F contains these proteins:
- the cdvB3 gene encoding cell division protein CdvB3, producing MKKKGKSLAELLIDVRIARNKLRNIISRMQNKLDTYNYVFMRNVSSFPHLSKMVAKESELLENVMNNLLTLEVILEILEIKIETIIYIGNIVTSAASVVEAIRLLKDTFHLTPDISVLLDDIYSSFYVNVNLPKEIKINVQEEARKVLADAEKIVEKRKSEAYYQVNT